One Thunnus maccoyii chromosome 14, fThuMac1.1, whole genome shotgun sequence genomic window carries:
- the slka gene encoding STE20-like serine/threonine-protein kinase isoform X1: protein MSFFNFRKIFKLGPDKKKKQYEHVHRDVNPEEIWDIIGELGDGAFGKVYKAQNKQNGTLAAAKVIDTKTEDELEDYMVEIDILASCNHHHIVKLLDAFYFEGKLWILIEFCAGGAVDAIMLELERPLTEPQIRVVCKQTLDALIYLHENKVIHRDLKAGNILLSLEGDVKLADFGVSAKNTKTLQRRDSFIGTPYWMAPEVVMCETSKDRPYDYKADIWSLGVTLIELAQIEPPNHEMNPMRVLLKIAKSEPPTLMHPSRWSPEFSDFLRKALDKNVDNRWGPVQLLQHPFVTSVTDSKPLRELIAEAKAEVTEEIEDSKEEEEEEEAETPLAASGHKRAPSDASVASSEDDKVPPTPSTLESVKEKTEAEATEDRTSDKLSDEGLGTSEVDKTEEEKLNEVSDTSNEDLASRQIEPPKDFISQDSTEPKPEDGQAEEISAEPVVSQPEESLDAVHTQEPVTEGQETTEEPKETQEETTEGESPQVLEVEKEPEEVTEEEEKEAGTEESESNQRLTETRESEEKLEDTPEKPESISEVEQAEEEGKEPDEEIPQHKVTEDRISDMANGTDVNMDKENNIESSPESNVMDTNIDGDTETKSNVDESSAEVLVEKEVAENQPSEVTEEKPEEKAPEEAEQPEQENQAREEIDVEEEAPTEFTNGVCDEVKDTSEDSEQALPSKDVPVKEDEEKTTYADESTSQNSVYVPESETDSETKTEQGSPAVIKPDVEKDSDSGSSSAADSNSLDLNLSISSFLSKSKEGGSVSMQESKRQKKTLKKTRKFMVDGVEVSVTTSKIVTDNDTKSEEMRFLRRQELRELRLLQKEEQRAQQQLSNKLQQQREQIYRRFEQETTAKKRQYDQEVENLEKKQKQTIERLEQDHTSRLRDEAKRIKADQDKELSKFQNMLKNRKKEAVAQVMIQSFQLSSCALFNAQMQDEQEFLQKQQQELDGALKKIIQQHKLEIATIERDCLNHKQQLMRAREAAMWELEERHLQEKHQQLKQQLKDQYFLQRHQLLKRHEKEMEQMQRYNQRLIEEMKNKQNQERVRLPKIQRSEAKTRMAMFKKSLRITATASVTPEQERERIKQFASQEEKRQKNERLHQHQKHENQMRDLQLQCDSNIRELQQLQNEKCHLLIEHETQKLKELDEEHSQEIKEWREKLRPRKKALEDEFTRKLQEQEVFFKMSGESECLNPTTQSRVSKFYPIPNLHNSGS from the exons ATGTCTTTTTTCAATTTTCGGAAGATATTCAAGTTAGGGCCtgataagaagaagaagcagtATGAACATGTACACAGAGACGTCAACCCAGAGGAGATTTGGGACATCATTGGGGAACTTGGAGATGGAGCGTTTGGGAAAGTATACAAG GCTCAAAACAAGCAGAATGGGACCCTCGCTGCCGCCAAGGTTATTGACACAAAGACAGAGGATGAGTTGGAGGACTACATGGTAGAGATTGACATTCTGGCCTCCTGTAACCATCATCACATTGTTAAACTGCTGGATGCCTTCTATTTTGAAGGAAAACTTTGG ATTCTGATTGAGTTCTGTGCGGGTGGCGCAGTGGATGCCATCATGCTGG AACTCGAGCGGCCACTGACAGAGCCCCAGATCCGCGTGGTGTGTAAACAGACCTTGGATGCCTTAATCTACCTCCATGAGAACAAGGTCATCCACAGAGACTTGAAAGCTGGGAATATTCTCCTCTCCTTGGAGGGAGATGTGAaacttg ctGACTTTGGGGTGTCTGCTAAAAATACCAAGACGTTACAGAGAAGAGACTCTTTCATCGGCACTCCGTATTG GATGGCCCCAGAGGTGGTGATGTGCGAAACTTCCAAGGACCGTCCATACGACTACAAGGCCGACATCTGGTCCCTCGGGGTGACCCTGATAGAGCTGGCGCAGATTGAGCCACCCAACCACGAGATGAATCCCATGAgagtgctgctgaaaatagCCAAGTCCGAGCCGCCCACACTCATGCATCCCTCTCGCTG GTCGCCAGAATTCAGTGACTTCCTGCGGAAAGCACTTGATAAGAATGTGGACAATAGGTGGGGCCCTGTACAGCTTCTACAG CATCCTTTTGTCACTAGTGTAACTGATAGCAAACCTCTCAGAGAGCTCATAGCTGAGGCCAAAGCTGAAGTCACAGAGGAGATTGAGGACagtaaagaggaagaagaggaagaagaggctgAAACACCTCTG GCGGCTTCTGGACACAAGCGAGCACCATCAGATGCCAGTGTGGCCAGCTCAGAGGATGACAAAGTTCCACCAACTCCTTCCACGCTGGAATCCGTTAAGGAAAAGACTGAGGCTGAAGCTACTGAGGACAGGACCAGTGATAAGCTGTCTGACGAAGGACTGGGAACAAGTGAGGTAGacaagacagaggaggagaaactcAATGAAGTGTCTGATACCAGTAATGAAGACCTGGCCTCCAGGCAAATAGAGCCACCCAAGGACTTTATCTCACAAGATTCTACAGAGCCTAAACCAGAAGATGGTCAAGCTGAAGAGATTTCTGCTGAGCCTGTAGTATCACAGCCAGAAGAATCTTTAGATGCAGTGCACACCCAAGAGCCTGTGACAGAGGGTCAAGAAACAACAGAGGAACCGAAGGAGACACAAGAAGAGACAACTGAGGGTGAATCTCCACAAGTATTAGAGGTAGAAAAAGAGCCCGAAGAGgtgacagaagaggaagaaaaagaagcaggTACGGAAGAAAGTGAGTCAAATCAACGGCTTACTGAAACTAGAGAATCAGAGGAGAAACTTGAAGATACACCAGAAAAGCCAGAATCCATATCAGAAGTAGAgcaggcagaagaagaaggcaAGGAACCAGATGAGGAGATTCCTCAACACAAAGTGACAGAGGACAGAATATCAGATATGGCTAATGGCACAGATGTAAATATGGACAAAGAGAACAACATAGAATCAAGCCCAGAATCAAATGTAATGGACACAAATATAGATggagacacagaaacaaagtCAAATGTGGATGAGTCCTCTGCTGAGGTTTTGGTTGAGAAGGAGGTTGCAGAAAATCAGCCAAGTGAGGTGACAGAAGAGAAGCCTGAGGAGAAGGCCCCTGAGGAGGCAGAGCAGCCTGAACAAGAGAATCAGGCCAGAGAGGAGATTGACGTGGAGGAGGAGGCACCAACTGAATTCACAAATGGAGTCTGTGATGAAGTCAAAGACACCTCTGAGGATTCGGAACAAGCGCTCCCATCTAAGGATGTCCCTGTGAAGGAAGATGAGGAGAAAACTACTTATGCAGATGAGAGCACATCACAAAATTCTGTCTATGTCCCAGAGAGTGAAACTGATTCAGAAACCAAGACAGAACAGGGAAGCCCTGCTGTGATCAAGCCGGATGTGGAGAAGGACTCTGACTCGGGAAGCAGCTCTGCTGCCGATAGCAACAGCCTTGACCTCAATCTGTCCATCTCCAGCTTCCTGTCCAAGAGCAAAGAAGGGGGCTCAGTGTCAATGCAG GAGTCAAAACGTCAGAAGAAGACTCTGAAGAAGACACGTAAGTTCATGGTGGATGGTGTGGAGGTCAGTGTGACAACATCAAAAATAGTGACAGATAACGACACCAAGAGCGAGGAGATGAGGTTCCTGAG GCGGCAGGAGCTGAGAGAGCTGCGCCTCCTGCAGAAAGAAGAGCAGAGGgctcagcagcagctcagcaacaagctgcagcagcagagagagcagaTCTACCGGCGCTTTGAACAGGAAACTACA GCTAAGAAGCGTCAATATGATCAAGAAGTGGAGAACCTGgaaaagaagcagaagcaaaCCATCGAGCGCCTGGAGCAGGATCACACCAGCCGGCTCCGAGACGAGGCCAAACGCATCAAAGCGGATCAAGACAAGGAGCTCTCCAAGTTCCAAAACATGCTCAAGAACCGGAAGAAAGAG GCAGTGGCCCAGGTTATGATACAGTCTTTTCAGTTGTCCTCATGTGCACTCTTCAACGCTCAGATGCAGGAT GAGCAGGAGTTCCTACAGAAGCAGCAACAGGAGCTGGATGGAGCTCTGAAGAAAATCATCCAGCAGCACAAACTGGAGATCGCCACTATTGAGAGGGACTGCCTTAACCACAAGCAGCAGCTGATGAGAG ctcGAGAGGCAGCTATGTGGGAGTTGGAGGAGCGCCACCTGCAGGAGAAGCACCAGCagctgaagcagcagctgaaagACCAGTACTTCCTACAGAGACACCAGTTGCTGAAGAGGCATGAGAAA gaGATGGAGCAGATGCAGCGCTACAACCAGCGGCTGATTGAGGAGATGAAGAACAAACAGAACCAAGAGAGGGTTCGTCTGCCCAAGATCCAGCGCAGCGAGGCCAAGACCCGCATGGCCATGTTCAAGAAGAGCCTCCGCATCACTGCCACTGCCAGCGTGACTCCAGAACAGGAGAGAGAACGGATAAAACAG TTTGCTTCTCAGGAAGAAAAGAGGCAGAAGAACGAGAGGCTCCATCAACACCAGAAGCATGAGAACCAGATGAGGGATCTGCAGCTGCAGTGTGACTCAAACatcagagagctgcagcagctacag AATGAGAAATGCCACCTGCTGATTGAACATGAGACCCAAAAGCTGAAGGAGCTGGATGAGGAGCACAGCCAGGAGATAAAGGAGTGGAGAGAGAAGCTCAGACCCAGGAAGAAg GCGTTGGAGGATGAGTTCACACGGAAACTCCAGGAGCAGGAGGTCTTCTTCAAGATGAGCGGTGAATCCGAATGCCTTAACCCCACCACCCAGAGTCGAGTATCCAAATTTTACCCCATCCCGAACCTGCACAACTCCGGTTCATAG
- the slka gene encoding STE20-like serine/threonine-protein kinase isoform X2, which yields MSFFNFRKIFKLGPDKKKKQYEHVHRDVNPEEIWDIIGELGDGAFGKVYKAQNKQNGTLAAAKVIDTKTEDELEDYMVEIDILASCNHHHIVKLLDAFYFEGKLWILIEFCAGGAVDAIMLELERPLTEPQIRVVCKQTLDALIYLHENKVIHRDLKAGNILLSLEGDVKLADFGVSAKNTKTLQRRDSFIGTPYWMAPEVVMCETSKDRPYDYKADIWSLGVTLIELAQIEPPNHEMNPMRVLLKIAKSEPPTLMHPSRWSPEFSDFLRKALDKNVDNRWGPVQLLQHPFVTSVTDSKPLRELIAEAKAEVTEEIEDSKEEEEEEEAETPLAASGHKRAPSDASVASSEDDKVPPTPSTLESVKEKTEAEATEDRTSDKLSDEGLGTSEVDKTEEEKLNEVSDTSNEDLASRQIEPPKDFISQDSTEPKPEDGQAEEISAEPVVSQPEESLDAVHTQEPVTEGQETTEEPKETQEETTEGESPQVLEVEKEPEEVTEEEEKEAGTEESESNQRLTETRESEEKLEDTPEKPESISEVEQAEEEGKEPDEEIPQHKVTEDRISDMANGTDVNMDKENNIESSPESNVMDTNIDGDTETKSNVDESSAEVLVEKEVAENQPSEVTEEKPEEKAPEEAEQPEQENQAREEIDVEEEAPTEFTNGVCDEVKDTSEDSEQALPSKDVPVKEDEEKTTYADESTSQNSVYVPESETDSETKTEQGSPAVIKPDVEKDSDSGSSSAADSNSLDLNLSISSFLSKSKEGGSVSMQESKRQKKTLKKTRKFMVDGVEVSVTTSKIVTDNDTKSEEMRFLRRQELRELRLLQKEEQRAQQQLSNKLQQQREQIYRRFEQETTAKKRQYDQEVENLEKKQKQTIERLEQDHTSRLRDEAKRIKADQDKELSKFQNMLKNRKKEEQEFLQKQQQELDGALKKIIQQHKLEIATIERDCLNHKQQLMRAREAAMWELEERHLQEKHQQLKQQLKDQYFLQRHQLLKRHEKEMEQMQRYNQRLIEEMKNKQNQERVRLPKIQRSEAKTRMAMFKKSLRITATASVTPEQERERIKQFASQEEKRQKNERLHQHQKHENQMRDLQLQCDSNIRELQQLQNEKCHLLIEHETQKLKELDEEHSQEIKEWREKLRPRKKALEDEFTRKLQEQEVFFKMSGESECLNPTTQSRVSKFYPIPNLHNSGS from the exons ATGTCTTTTTTCAATTTTCGGAAGATATTCAAGTTAGGGCCtgataagaagaagaagcagtATGAACATGTACACAGAGACGTCAACCCAGAGGAGATTTGGGACATCATTGGGGAACTTGGAGATGGAGCGTTTGGGAAAGTATACAAG GCTCAAAACAAGCAGAATGGGACCCTCGCTGCCGCCAAGGTTATTGACACAAAGACAGAGGATGAGTTGGAGGACTACATGGTAGAGATTGACATTCTGGCCTCCTGTAACCATCATCACATTGTTAAACTGCTGGATGCCTTCTATTTTGAAGGAAAACTTTGG ATTCTGATTGAGTTCTGTGCGGGTGGCGCAGTGGATGCCATCATGCTGG AACTCGAGCGGCCACTGACAGAGCCCCAGATCCGCGTGGTGTGTAAACAGACCTTGGATGCCTTAATCTACCTCCATGAGAACAAGGTCATCCACAGAGACTTGAAAGCTGGGAATATTCTCCTCTCCTTGGAGGGAGATGTGAaacttg ctGACTTTGGGGTGTCTGCTAAAAATACCAAGACGTTACAGAGAAGAGACTCTTTCATCGGCACTCCGTATTG GATGGCCCCAGAGGTGGTGATGTGCGAAACTTCCAAGGACCGTCCATACGACTACAAGGCCGACATCTGGTCCCTCGGGGTGACCCTGATAGAGCTGGCGCAGATTGAGCCACCCAACCACGAGATGAATCCCATGAgagtgctgctgaaaatagCCAAGTCCGAGCCGCCCACACTCATGCATCCCTCTCGCTG GTCGCCAGAATTCAGTGACTTCCTGCGGAAAGCACTTGATAAGAATGTGGACAATAGGTGGGGCCCTGTACAGCTTCTACAG CATCCTTTTGTCACTAGTGTAACTGATAGCAAACCTCTCAGAGAGCTCATAGCTGAGGCCAAAGCTGAAGTCACAGAGGAGATTGAGGACagtaaagaggaagaagaggaagaagaggctgAAACACCTCTG GCGGCTTCTGGACACAAGCGAGCACCATCAGATGCCAGTGTGGCCAGCTCAGAGGATGACAAAGTTCCACCAACTCCTTCCACGCTGGAATCCGTTAAGGAAAAGACTGAGGCTGAAGCTACTGAGGACAGGACCAGTGATAAGCTGTCTGACGAAGGACTGGGAACAAGTGAGGTAGacaagacagaggaggagaaactcAATGAAGTGTCTGATACCAGTAATGAAGACCTGGCCTCCAGGCAAATAGAGCCACCCAAGGACTTTATCTCACAAGATTCTACAGAGCCTAAACCAGAAGATGGTCAAGCTGAAGAGATTTCTGCTGAGCCTGTAGTATCACAGCCAGAAGAATCTTTAGATGCAGTGCACACCCAAGAGCCTGTGACAGAGGGTCAAGAAACAACAGAGGAACCGAAGGAGACACAAGAAGAGACAACTGAGGGTGAATCTCCACAAGTATTAGAGGTAGAAAAAGAGCCCGAAGAGgtgacagaagaggaagaaaaagaagcaggTACGGAAGAAAGTGAGTCAAATCAACGGCTTACTGAAACTAGAGAATCAGAGGAGAAACTTGAAGATACACCAGAAAAGCCAGAATCCATATCAGAAGTAGAgcaggcagaagaagaaggcaAGGAACCAGATGAGGAGATTCCTCAACACAAAGTGACAGAGGACAGAATATCAGATATGGCTAATGGCACAGATGTAAATATGGACAAAGAGAACAACATAGAATCAAGCCCAGAATCAAATGTAATGGACACAAATATAGATggagacacagaaacaaagtCAAATGTGGATGAGTCCTCTGCTGAGGTTTTGGTTGAGAAGGAGGTTGCAGAAAATCAGCCAAGTGAGGTGACAGAAGAGAAGCCTGAGGAGAAGGCCCCTGAGGAGGCAGAGCAGCCTGAACAAGAGAATCAGGCCAGAGAGGAGATTGACGTGGAGGAGGAGGCACCAACTGAATTCACAAATGGAGTCTGTGATGAAGTCAAAGACACCTCTGAGGATTCGGAACAAGCGCTCCCATCTAAGGATGTCCCTGTGAAGGAAGATGAGGAGAAAACTACTTATGCAGATGAGAGCACATCACAAAATTCTGTCTATGTCCCAGAGAGTGAAACTGATTCAGAAACCAAGACAGAACAGGGAAGCCCTGCTGTGATCAAGCCGGATGTGGAGAAGGACTCTGACTCGGGAAGCAGCTCTGCTGCCGATAGCAACAGCCTTGACCTCAATCTGTCCATCTCCAGCTTCCTGTCCAAGAGCAAAGAAGGGGGCTCAGTGTCAATGCAG GAGTCAAAACGTCAGAAGAAGACTCTGAAGAAGACACGTAAGTTCATGGTGGATGGTGTGGAGGTCAGTGTGACAACATCAAAAATAGTGACAGATAACGACACCAAGAGCGAGGAGATGAGGTTCCTGAG GCGGCAGGAGCTGAGAGAGCTGCGCCTCCTGCAGAAAGAAGAGCAGAGGgctcagcagcagctcagcaacaagctgcagcagcagagagagcagaTCTACCGGCGCTTTGAACAGGAAACTACA GCTAAGAAGCGTCAATATGATCAAGAAGTGGAGAACCTGgaaaagaagcagaagcaaaCCATCGAGCGCCTGGAGCAGGATCACACCAGCCGGCTCCGAGACGAGGCCAAACGCATCAAAGCGGATCAAGACAAGGAGCTCTCCAAGTTCCAAAACATGCTCAAGAACCGGAAGAAAGAG GAGCAGGAGTTCCTACAGAAGCAGCAACAGGAGCTGGATGGAGCTCTGAAGAAAATCATCCAGCAGCACAAACTGGAGATCGCCACTATTGAGAGGGACTGCCTTAACCACAAGCAGCAGCTGATGAGAG ctcGAGAGGCAGCTATGTGGGAGTTGGAGGAGCGCCACCTGCAGGAGAAGCACCAGCagctgaagcagcagctgaaagACCAGTACTTCCTACAGAGACACCAGTTGCTGAAGAGGCATGAGAAA gaGATGGAGCAGATGCAGCGCTACAACCAGCGGCTGATTGAGGAGATGAAGAACAAACAGAACCAAGAGAGGGTTCGTCTGCCCAAGATCCAGCGCAGCGAGGCCAAGACCCGCATGGCCATGTTCAAGAAGAGCCTCCGCATCACTGCCACTGCCAGCGTGACTCCAGAACAGGAGAGAGAACGGATAAAACAG TTTGCTTCTCAGGAAGAAAAGAGGCAGAAGAACGAGAGGCTCCATCAACACCAGAAGCATGAGAACCAGATGAGGGATCTGCAGCTGCAGTGTGACTCAAACatcagagagctgcagcagctacag AATGAGAAATGCCACCTGCTGATTGAACATGAGACCCAAAAGCTGAAGGAGCTGGATGAGGAGCACAGCCAGGAGATAAAGGAGTGGAGAGAGAAGCTCAGACCCAGGAAGAAg GCGTTGGAGGATGAGTTCACACGGAAACTCCAGGAGCAGGAGGTCTTCTTCAAGATGAGCGGTGAATCCGAATGCCTTAACCCCACCACCCAGAGTCGAGTATCCAAATTTTACCCCATCCCGAACCTGCACAACTCCGGTTCATAG